In Vigna angularis cultivar LongXiaoDou No.4 chromosome 8, ASM1680809v1, whole genome shotgun sequence, one DNA window encodes the following:
- the LOC128193736 gene encoding uncharacterized protein LOC128193736 encodes MASLSFQGYALIWWTTLVKDHRLRHLPPKYWNELRTALRRRHVPAYYDRELMDKLHKLQQRNMSVEEYRQKIELLMLRAGIREEPRITIARFQSRLNYDIRDRSQRENLFHTRCKVLEKTCSMIVDSGSCCNCCSSRMVEKLGLTTTPHPKPYKLQWIKEDHGIVVIEQVRVPISIGKYEDQIVCDIVPMEVGHILLGRPWQYDNQEFDDVFPKEVPKGLPPLRGIENQIDLVPGASLPNRPAYRTNPMETKEIEKQVNELLNKGWIQKSLSPCDVPVLLVPKKDGTWRMFGKEGVHVDPEKIKAIQEWPTPKNVGEVRSFHGLASFYRRFVKDFSTIAAPLNELVKKDIPFLWGDKQELSFETLKHKLTHAPILVLPDFSRAFELECDASGIGIGAVLIQGGHPVAYFSEKLRGPTLNYPTYDKELYAFIRALKTWEHYLVTREFIIHIDHESLKYIKGQAKLNKRHAKWVEYLEQFPYVIKHKKGSINVVADALSRRHALLGYLFNKGKLCIPQRSIRKLLIKESHGGGLMGHHGVDKTLNILKSKFYWPHMRIDVQRHCSKCIACLQAKSKIMPHGLYTPLPIANTPWEDIIMDFILGLPRTQRVYDSIFVVVDRFSKMAHFIPCHKVDDASYISRLFFKEMVRLHGLPKTIVSDRDVKFLSHFWKTLWEKLGTKLLFSTTCHPQTDGQTEVVNRSLSTLLRVILRGNNKSWDEHLPHIEFAYNRVVHKTTNLSPFEVVYGFNPITPLDLLPLPLVWLHLRKERFPSQRKSKLSPRGDGPFNLVKKINDNAYILDLPETYDLRTDPFNSAAFILLTGTFAVWLPGSMSLTHSKLPSGRERMKASQSRQKSYVDQRRRPLEFAVGDHIFLRVTPITSISREIRSRKLSPRFIGLYQILRKYVPDPSHVLEVDDVHVIDDLSVDVQPIGIVES; translated from the exons atggcttctTTAAGTTTTCAAGGCtatgccttaatttggtggacaACCTTGGTCAAGGATCATAGGTtaagacacttacctcccaAGTATTGGAATGAGTTGAGAACTGCCTTGAGAAGAAGACATGTACCAgcctactatgatagggagTTAATGGATAAGCTCCAcaaactccaacaaaggaacatgagtgttgaagaGTATAGGCAGAAAATTGAGTTGCTCATGTTGAGAGCTGGGATAAGAGAGGAACCAAGGATAACAATTGCTAGGTTCCAAAGTAGACtcaactatgacataagagatagg tcacaaagagagaatctattccacacaagatgcaaagttttggaaaagacatgttcaatgattgtggatagtggctcttgttgcaactgttgtagttctagaatggtagagaagcttggcttaaccactactcctcatcctaaaccttacaaacttcaatggatcaaagaggatcATGGAATAGTAGTTATAGAACAAGTAAGAGTACCcatttccattggcaaatatgaagatcaaattgtttgtgatatagtaccaatggaagttgggcacatattacttggaagaccttggcaatatgataaCCAA gaatttgatgatgtatttcccaaagaggtaccaaaaggattaccacctttgaggggaatagaaaatcaaatagatttggtgcctggggcaagcctacctaataggccagcctatagaaccaaccctatggaaacaaaagaaatagagaaacaagttaatgaattattgaacaaagggtggatccaaaagagtctaagtccttgtgatgtgcctgtgttgttggtccctaaaaaggatggaacttggagaatgt ttggaaaagaaggtgtacatgttgatccagagaagatcaaggctatacaagaatggccaacccctaaaaatgtaggagaggtgagaagttttcacgggttagcaagtttttatagaagatttgtgaaagacttctccaccatagctgctcctttaaatgagctagtcaagaaagatattccttttctttggggtgataagcaagagttgtcttttgagactttgaaacacaagttaactcatgcacctattctagttttgcctgatttttccagagcctttgaactagaatgtgatgcatctgggaTAGGTATAGGAGCTgttttaatacaaggaggacatcccgtagcttactttagtgaaaaacttagggggcctaccttgaactatcctacctatgacaaagagttgtatgccttcattagagctttaaaaacttgggagcattacttggtaactagagaattcatcatacacattgaccatgaatctctcaagtacattaaagggcaagcaaagctaaacaaaagacatgcaaagtgggtggaatacctggagcaatttccctatgtcatcaaacacaaaaagggaagtattaatgttgttgcggatgctttatctagaagacatgcattatta gggtatctttttaataaaggaaaactttgtataccccaacgatccattagaaaacttcttatcaaagagagtcatggaggaggactcatgggccatcatggagttgataaaactctaaacattttgaaaagtaaattttattggccacacatgagaatagatgttcaaagacattgttctaaatgtatagcttgtttacaagctaagtccaaaattatgcctcatggactctatacacctcttcctatagctaatacTCCTTGGGAGGACATAATCATGGACTTTATcttaggattgccaagaactcaaagggtgtatgattctatatttgtggtagtagatcgttttagtaaaatggctcattttataccctgccacaaagtagatgatgctagctatatctctagactcttctttaaagaaatggtgagattgcatggcttacccaaaactatagtgtctgatagagatgtgaagttcctaagccatttttggaaaactttatgggaaaagcttggaactaaacttctattttctactacatgtcacccacaaactgatgggcaaactgaagtagtaaatagatctttatctacattattaagggtaatattaagaggtaataacaaatcttgggatgaacatctacctcatattgaatttgcttataatagagtagtccacaagactactaatctttctccttttgaggttgtttatggttttaaccctatcacacctcttgatttactacctcttcc cctagtttggcttcatttgagaaaagaaagatttccctctcaaaggaagtccaaacttagtccaagaggagatggtccattcaatttagtcaaaaagataaatgataatgcatacatcttAGATCTCCCTGAAACTTATG atctgaggacagatcctttt AATTCTGCTGCCTTCATTCTGCTCACTGGAACGTTTGCTGTTTGGCTTCCTGGTTCAATGAGTCTCACCCATAGCAAGCTTCCATCAGGGAGA GAAAGGATGAAGGCTTCTCAGAGTAGGCAAAAATCCTATGTTGATCAGAGACGGAGACCGTTAGAGTTTGCGGTTGGGGATCACATTTTCCTTAGAGTGACTCCTATTACTAGTATAAGCAGAGAAATTCGTTCTAGGAAGTTGTCTCCAAGGTTCATTGGTCTATATCAGATTCTAAG GAAATATGTGCCAGATCCTTCTCATGTGTTAGAGGTGGACGATGTGCATGTCATAGATGATCTCTCAGTGGATGTTCAGCCCATAGGGATTGTGGAGAGCTAG